The Desulfoscipio gibsoniae DSM 7213 genome contains a region encoding:
- the pstB gene encoding phosphate ABC transporter ATP-binding protein PstB: protein MTVSSNKMETKNLNFFYKSFQALYSINLPIKRNKVTALIGPSGCGKSTFLRTLNRMNDVIEGTHIEGEVLFDGTNIYGAGVDPVELRRVIGMVFQKPNPFPLNIFDNVAYGPRIHGIRNKDELMGIVENSLKAAALWDEVKDRLNKPALGLSGGQQQRLVIARVLAVDPEVILMDEPASALDPISTSKIEDLIHQLKANYTIAIVTHNMQQAARISDYTGFFLNGEMIEYDVTNRIYTTPRDKRTEDYITGRFG, encoded by the coding sequence ATGACTGTTTCAAGTAATAAAATGGAGACAAAAAACCTAAACTTCTTTTATAAAAGCTTTCAGGCTTTATACAGTATTAATTTACCAATTAAAAGAAATAAGGTGACCGCTTTAATCGGCCCCTCAGGCTGCGGGAAATCGACTTTCCTTAGAACCCTAAACCGTATGAACGATGTAATTGAAGGAACACATATTGAAGGAGAAGTGCTGTTTGACGGAACGAATATATACGGGGCTGGTGTAGACCCGGTGGAATTGCGTCGGGTTATAGGTATGGTTTTTCAGAAACCCAATCCATTTCCGCTGAATATATTTGATAATGTAGCTTATGGTCCACGTATTCATGGCATCAGGAATAAAGATGAATTGATGGGTATTGTTGAAAATAGTCTAAAAGCGGCAGCCCTGTGGGATGAAGTTAAAGACAGGCTCAACAAGCCCGCGCTGGGGCTTTCCGGAGGTCAACAGCAGAGACTTGTAATTGCCAGGGTGCTGGCCGTGGATCCTGAAGTAATACTAATGGATGAACCTGCGTCAGCTCTTGATCCTATTTCTACATCTAAAATTGAGGACTTGATTCACCAGTTAAAAGCCAACTATACCATTGCCATAGTTACTCATAATATGCAGCAAGCTGCCCGAATCTCTGATTACACCGGTTTCTTTTTAAACGGTGAAATGATTGAATATGATGTTACTAATAGAATTTACACCACACCCCGGGATAAGCGCACAGAAGACTACATCACAGGCAGGTTCGGCTAA